The following DNA comes from Candidatus Palauibacter australiensis.
CGCGCCGCATCGTCGCGGATCCGTTCGACCAGGCGGCCGACGCGGTCCGCTTCGCCGCCGAACAGGATGAACCCGCCCACGCCGAGGGCGAGCGCCCGGTCCGCACGCCGCTCCACTTCACCCGGCGACCAGCGATCAAGCCGCAGCGCCTCGATGACGACCCGGGCGGGGTCCACGTCGGACCGGGTCACGCGGCGGTACGTACTCCGAGGAGGCGGGGACCGCGCGCACCCGTGGCCCACGGCGCGTTGGCGGGATACCCGAGCACATGCTGTCTCGCCAGGAGCGCGAAGGCCACGGCCTCGCGGGCGTCCGCGTCGAGGCCGAGGGCGGAGAGATCCCGGACGGGCACCGGATCCAGCAGTTGGTCCAGTCGCGATGCGAGGACCGGGTTCCGGGCTCCGCCGCCGCCGAGATAGCACGCCGCGGGCGGCTCCTCGATCCATCGGTAGGCGTCCGCGATCGTGCGCGCGGTGAGCTCCGTCAGGGTGGCGATCGTGTCTTCGGGCGAAAGCGCGGCGTGTCTCCGCAGCCATTCCAGCAGCCGGTCACGCGAGAAGCGCTCGCGCCCCGTCGACCGGGGCGGAGGCCGGCTGAAGAAGGGGTCGCTCAGCCAATCGGAGAGCGCGGCTTCGCTCGCGACGCCGCGCCGCGCCATCTCTCCGTCGAGATCGAAGCGGGATCGCCCTTCCGTAAGGAGCTCGACCGCCCCGTCGATGAGCACGACCCCTGGGCCGGTGTCGTAGGCCTGCGGCGTCGCCCCGCTGGATTCGGCCGGGAGCGCCGTCACGTTGCCAATTCCGCCGATGTTCTGAATCGCGCGCGATTCCGGTGCGCGGAAGAGGAGCCAGTCGGTGTAGGCCGTGAGCGGCGCGCCTTCCCCGCCCGCCGCCACGTCCCGCACGCGGAAGTCCGACACTACCGAACACGAGGTGCGCTCGGCGATGACCGCAGCCTGGCCGAGTTGCAGCGTCGACCCTCCCCGGGCGCCCTCGGGAGGCTCGTGCCACACGGTCTGGCCGTGGCTGCCGATGGCTTCGACATCGGCCGGCCCGACCGAGGCGGAAGCCAACGTTCGGTTCACGGCCGCGCCGATTCGCTCGCCCAGCTCGAAGTCGAGCGCGCAGATCGCCGCAGCGCTCCCCGATGTGATGGCCCTGGCGATCCGTCCGCGCGCGGCGCGGTCGTAGCTCTCCGTCTCGAAGGCGACGACGCGCCAGTCCGCCGGCCGCTCGCCGTCACCCGCCGTCTCGACGACGGCGACGTCGATGCCATCCAGCGAAGTGCCCGACATCACACCGATCCAGAGCGTCACGCGTCCGCCTCGGCCAGCAGCGCCGGGTGCACGCGCTCGCGCAGCCTCGTTTCGTGCGCGGCGTCGTGTTGCGAGACGCCCCGCAGAAACTGATACAGCGTCAATGTCTCGGGGCCGACGCGGGCGCGACGAGCGAGGGCCGCCGCGAGCGGCTCCGGACCATCGGCCACCGCGGCCACCGTGACGGCCCTTTCCGCCAAGAAACCGGCGATCCCGGTCTCGAAGCCGTGTTCGCGCGGGTGGGCGCCCGCCGTCCAGTCCCCGAATACCGGGAGGGTCCCTCCCGGATCGCCGGCGAGCCACCGCTCGACTCGCGGGCGCACGGCGCTCCGCTCGAACTCCGCCAGGTGCGCGGCGTGCTGTCCCGGCGTCCACGCGGTTCGACGCGCGGCGATGCGCTGCCCCTTCGCTTCGGCCGCCACTCCCGCGGCGCGCGCGGCGGCGAGACGAGCCGGCGCGGCGCTCAGCCGCGCGAGCAGCGCCGCGCCGTCGGGTCGGCCCGGCGCCGCCGGGTAGCCGCCGTAGCAGGGACGCTCCGGGCCGCCGAAGCGCTCGACCGCGACACCCAGGAAGCCGTCCGCGCAGTCGAGGTATCGCTCGGCCAGCGCGCGGTCGACGCCCAGCGCATGCATCGCAAGCGCCGTCTTCACCGAGCCGTCCGTACGGATCAGCGCGCGGCGCGCTTCGCCGCGCGACGCCCCCGTGAGCGTAACGAAAATGCGGAGCCCGCGGTCGACGAGTTTCGCGGATCGCGCGCGCAGGTCGACCATGAGATTCTCGAACACGCGGCCGCTCCGGATCATCGCCCCGGTGGTGATCGTGTTGAGCACCAGCTTCGTCGCCGTTCCCGCCTTCATGCGGGTCGAGCCGGCGATGACTTCGGGCCCGACGAGCGGCAGAATGAGGTGGTCCGCGAGTTCCGCGATCTCCGCCGGCGGCGCGGTGCAGCCGAGAAACGCGGTCCCCGCTCCACGCGACGCGGCCTCCGCCAGCGCCCCAAGGACGTACGGCGTGGTCCCCGATGTCGCGATCCCGAGCACGAGATCCGCGGGCAAGACGCCGAACGCCCGGACCGCCTCGGCCCCTCCGCTCCGGGAATCCTCCGCCCCCTCGGCGCTCCGCACGAGCGCGCTGGAGCCCCCCGCAATGATCGCCTGCACGAGGCCCGGGTCCACGCCGAACGTAGGCGGACACTCCGCCGCATCGAGCACGCCGAGTCGGCCACTCGTCCCGGCCCCGACGTAAACGAGACGCCCGCCGCGACGGAAGCGTTCCACCACCTCATCGATGACGCGTGCGAGCGCATTCGCCTGCGAGGCGACGGCCTCCGGCACCGCGCGATCCTCCGCCTGTATCGTACGGACGATCGTCGCGCTGTCCGCACGATCGATGGCGCGGGTACGCGGGTTGCGGCCTTCGGTCAGGCGGGGATCCAAGCGTCAGGTCCTCACGAGCCATGCGGTTCGTTGCTGGAGTTCGCGGTGTTCGGGCGCGTATTCTGTTTCTGCAGGCGCCAACGTAGAGGGTTCGCCCGGGGGGCGGGAGTCGCACCGGTTCTGGCAGTCCGCGGCAAGGGAGAGACGACACACGTGAGTTCAAACCCTCAGACGACGCGGAGCCCCGGGACCGACCTCGTCCTCAGGCGCCTTTCCGAGCGCTTCGCCGTCCCCGACAAGCCTCGCCTCGCCCCTCTGGACGAACTCGTCCTCACGATCCTCAGCCAGTCGACGACCGACGAGAACCGGGATCGCGCCTGGCGAACGCTCGCGGCGCGGTATCCGGCCGAAGACGTTGGAGAGACGGCGGGCGGTGCGTCTCCCGCCGGGCCGATCTCGTGGGAATCCGTGCTTCGAGCCAGGCC
Coding sequences within:
- a CDS encoding anhydro-N-acetylmuramic acid kinase, translating into MTLWIGVMSGTSLDGIDVAVVETAGDGERPADWRVVAFETESYDRAARGRIARAITSGSAAAICALDFELGERIGAAVNRTLASASVGPADVEAIGSHGQTVWHEPPEGARGGSTLQLGQAAVIAERTSCSVVSDFRVRDVAAGGEGAPLTAYTDWLLFRAPESRAIQNIGGIGNVTALPAESSGATPQAYDTGPGVVLIDGAVELLTEGRSRFDLDGEMARRGVASEAALSDWLSDPFFSRPPPRSTGRERFSRDRLLEWLRRHAALSPEDTIATLTELTARTIADAYRWIEEPPAACYLGGGGARNPVLASRLDQLLDPVPVRDLSALGLDADAREAVAFALLARQHVLGYPANAPWATGARGPRLLGVRTAA
- the murQ gene encoding N-acetylmuramic acid 6-phosphate etherase, encoding MDPRLTEGRNPRTRAIDRADSATIVRTIQAEDRAVPEAVASQANALARVIDEVVERFRRGGRLVYVGAGTSGRLGVLDAAECPPTFGVDPGLVQAIIAGGSSALVRSAEGAEDSRSGGAEAVRAFGVLPADLVLGIATSGTTPYVLGALAEAASRGAGTAFLGCTAPPAEIAELADHLILPLVGPEVIAGSTRMKAGTATKLVLNTITTGAMIRSGRVFENLMVDLRARSAKLVDRGLRIFVTLTGASRGEARRALIRTDGSVKTALAMHALGVDRALAERYLDCADGFLGVAVERFGGPERPCYGGYPAAPGRPDGAALLARLSAAPARLAAARAAGVAAEAKGQRIAARRTAWTPGQHAAHLAEFERSAVRPRVERWLAGDPGGTLPVFGDWTAGAHPREHGFETGIAGFLAERAVTVAAVADGPEPLAAALARRARVGPETLTLYQFLRGVSQHDAAHETRLRERVHPALLAEADA